GCTAGGAGGGGGGGGCTTCATCCTCAtctctgcccctcctctccttcttcaTTGCAGGGGATACCTGGTGGGAGCGGACTGACTGAAGCCTCCCTCGTGCGCGGAAGCGGCTCTGGGCGGACGCCGCGCTCCCCCTGCCGGTCACTCCCGGGCACGACACGCCCTCGGCCTCGCGCAAGCGCAGAGGCCACGGGAAGGGGATGCCCATCTCGCATGCGCCGAACCGCCGGGCGAAGGGAACGCGGAAGTGGCGCACGTGGGTGAGGCTGCGGGGGGAccccgggggggcggggaggggagccggGGGCGGGGTTGGGGGCAGCCCATGGGGCGGGCGGAGGAACCCCATGGGGGCGGGGCCAGGACGCGGGGGTGTCTGCAGGCCAGATCCtgcgcagggggtggggtgggtggggggccgcGCAGCCAGCAGATGCATTAGGATTGCGGGAGTCCGGGATGGCAGAAGGAACGCAGGCAGAAGGAACCACaattccagctggcaggggctcatgggaattgtagtccatgggcctctggagggccgcagtttgaccacccctggccctAAGGGTGCCCGTGAAAAGGCGCCAATAGCACCCTGCCTCCCCTGAGCTCTGCCCAGGCAGGCCCTCCCTATGCATTTGGGCAGCCCCCCTTGCCGGACCACTGGGCATTTCGCAGCAGCCCTTGCCCCGTGCAGAGGagccgtggctcagtgggagggCCTCCGCTTGGCACGGAGAAGGGCCCctgttcgatccccaaaggggacgGGAAAGGGCTGAGAGCCCCCGCCAGAGAATGCGGTGGATTGAGTCTAAGGCAGGAGCCAGTATCCTCATGGCCCTCCTTTAATTGCCCCTGTGAATTTTGCTCGGCCGCAGCCCCCCTGCACACGCATGACTGTCTCTGCTTTCCTCTTGCAGGGATGCTCCGATCCTTTGCCAGCCGGAGCTGCCGCGGCTGCTTCTGGGGGAGACCCCAGTCGGTCTGTGAACGAGCCCGGCCCggcctggctcccccctcccgccagAGCCACCTTTCCTCCGGCCCAGGGTGCCAGGCAGCCGTGGAAGGCCACAATGCCAGCGCTGCTGGTCGGGCACGCCAAAGAGCCCCGGAGGCCCttcccagaggaggaggaggagggtcctGGGGCCGCACGATCCCCGGGTGGGGCAGAGTGAGCACCAGGCCCTCCTCCCAAGGGGCCccgcctggccctggcccacgcTTCTCGCTGCGGACTCGGCTGCTGACCACGTTCCTCATAGGGGGCGGGGCCTTGGCGGCCTGGCTGTACGTGCGGAGGGAGAAGACGCTGAATGAGAAGCGGAGGCGCGTGGAGGACCTGAAGAAGGTGGCTGTGGGGCAGGGGGATTTCCACCTGGTGGACCACACGGGGCAGCCCCGCTCCAAGGCCGACTTCCGGGGCAGCTGGGTCCTGCTCTACTTCGGCTTCACCCACTGCCCCGACATCTGCCcggaggagctggagaagatgAGCCACGTGGTGGAGCTGCTGGACCGAGAGGCGCACCTCCCCCGCCTCCAGCCCGTCTTTGTCACGGTGGACCCCGAGCGGGACGACGCGGAGGCCGTGGGCAAGTACGTGCGGGAGTTCCACCCGCGCTTCCTGGGGCTGACCGGCACCCCCGAGCAAGTGCGCGAAGCCGGGAAGGCCTACCGGGTCTACTGCAGCACCGGACCCAAAGACCAAGACGGCGACTATATAGTGGACCACACGGTGATCGTCTACCTGCTGGGCCCCGATGGGCTCTTCCTGGATTTCTACAACCGCAGGAATTCCGATGCCCAGATGGCACAGAGCATCAAGGGCCACATGGAGACCTTCAAGAGCCTCTTCAGCTGAGGGGGGCTGTGGGTCACGTGGAGAACCCTGTCGCCAGGGCCCTTCCTCACCCGCGGctggcctctgcacagcaaccaggGGGACAGGGGCAGGGCGAAGCACGGAACCCGCAAGTGTTCCAGAAGGCTGGGTTGTAAACAGCCATCCTGCCGCCTGTCTTTGGGGTGCCGTGGATAAGAGCAGCAGATGAGACCTCTGGGGGAAAACGGGTTTGGATCCCCACTTCTGCAGAGGGGGACCTTGGGCCTGAGCCAAACTCTCAGtccagcctacctcgcagggttgttatgagagAATGGGAAAGGGCAGAATGGCATTTTGTTCACTTGGGAGTCCCAactgtggggagaaaagcagggaaagaATAAATATCTTCAAATGCATGGGTTGCTAAGCCCTGCTTTCTTGGTTACCCTGATTCCTGAGTGCCGCCTGTAACTTCCAATTCTCCCGAAATGGGAGGGGAGCTGCCCCACCAGCTGTAGGACGGAGGGGCTTGCAGCTTCCCCAGAAATCCTGTTCTCTCCCTTAACCTGTAGGCACAAGACAGAGAACGTTAAGGCCGAATGTGGGAGACAGCTCTTCCCCACGGCTGGGGTTCCTGAAGGCGGTTGGCTGGGGGGCAGGGTGGAAACTCCTTTTACTCCAGGGCGGTAGGCAAGGATTGAAATGGGCAATCCCAGCTCCCTGCTGAGCAAATTGGGGGGCTCAGGATACAGAACGCCCCTATTCTGTGAGTTAAGAAGCcagcttctccttcccacccaccccccgggaGAAAAACGTAAATGTTCAAAACCGGGATCCCTTCAACTGACTTAGCAAAGACCCAGAGCTTGGTTGGTGCCCAGTGGCATCAGTGGCTTTCATTCCGGCTATGAGCTTGGGTGCATCTGAGTGCATACATGAGCACATGTGCAGAACAAATCTCTGCCCGTCTTcgaggggcccctggactcacagcTTTGCTCCGCTagttcaggccaacacagctagaATGTCGTTCGGAGTATGAGCTTGAACTCTTTGGCATGTTTTCatcctccctcaaaaaaaaaaaaaagaagaaaaaaaggcccCTGTACTAACTTCAGTGCCCGATGCTACCGCAGCACATCCCTCTCTggtcttctcctcccctcctccccattttgagaaacaatgaaaaaaacaaacagtgttgTGAACAAGGACGTATATTTGGATAGCGGCACACATCAAGACACAAAAGGCCAATTGGCACATATAAATATGGACTTAAATGTCATAAGATACTGTCCTTTTTAATAACATATTCAACACCATAGCCAAAGACATTTGCACTGGGAAGAAATCTTGAGTGGTGGGTCTCAAGCACGCATAGGAATTATCTAATGATATAGACTGTCTTGCATAAAACTTTTAAATACTATATTGTATGAGAGATggactgatcctgcagggctcttctgatgttaggaaggcctcggcctctctgccctgctgttgggcctctagagcaggggtagtcaaactgcggccctgcagatgaccatggactacaattctcagaagcccctgccagcgaatgctggcaggggcttctgggaattgtagtccatggacatctggagggccgcagtttgactacccctgctctagaggaaccagttggcctctgtatgagacaggaggctggactagatgacccagcagggctcctcataTTTTTCTTACGAAGACCTCGGCCTCCGTGTCCTTGCTGGATCACCCGGGGAACCGATtatgcatcctgtctcacgcagggaccagactagatggaccctcactgctcTGACCTAGCAGGACTCTTCCGGTGTACTTATGAGTAAAAATCTTGTATTTCATTTAATTaatccatttattatttattaataattaagGGAGGGGAGTTTTCCCACTCCAGTGGTTCCCGAAATTAACTTTTTCCATTGGAGAACCTGAAAAACTTGTCCGACTTCATCATCAGGCTGCATATTGCCAGTGTGAAAAGGTTTTCCTAAATAAGCCTTTCACATATCCTTtataaggttttatttttttcactCGTGCCCCAAATCTCCTACTGGACAAAACCGAAAACCTGAGGGGCTCTTCCCTCAAGCCGCCCATCTCTGGCCCTTTTGCAGGACACCCGCAGCTCCTGCCTCAAGTGGCTCCCTCGGGACAACACCCTGGCGGGGGGTGGAGAAGCCCTGTGCAGCAGGCCAAGGGACGGATGCAGGCCCCTCCGTTGCCAGGTGGTGACATTTTCCTGCAattggcctccccctctccccccgccaCGCCTAAGAGCAGCTGGGACAGATTG
Above is a window of Paroedura picta isolate Pp20150507F chromosome 5, Ppicta_v3.0, whole genome shotgun sequence DNA encoding:
- the SCO2 gene encoding protein SCO2 homolog, mitochondrial, producing the protein MRRTAGRRERGSGARMLRSFASRSCRGCFWGRPQSVCERARPGLAPPSRQSHLSSGPGCQAAVEGHNASAAGRARQRAPEALPRGGGGGSWGRTIPGWGRVSTRPSSQGAPPGPGPRFSLRTRLLTTFLIGGGALAAWLYVRREKTLNEKRRRVEDLKKVAVGQGDFHLVDHTGQPRSKADFRGSWVLLYFGFTHCPDICPEELEKMSHVVELLDREAHLPRLQPVFVTVDPERDDAEAVGKYVREFHPRFLGLTGTPEQVREAGKAYRVYCSTGPKDQDGDYIVDHTVIVYLLGPDGLFLDFYNRRNSDAQMAQSIKGHMETFKSLFS